tattcaaataaaaaatcctaTTCGAATCACTATACACTAAGAATGTTTAAAGACTTATTACAAATTACTTATTGTAAATACTTAatgtttaaatacttattttaaatattctaaaatatttgacttcaaaatttatttaacgatttagaatattagattaaaaaatcgaataaaatttcgtaaatgaaATCGGATAAAATATTGTGAATacgtattatttaaatatttattttcaacattcgAAAATAATGATTTCACTTCATAATGTCTTTAACAATTTAGAATATCggataaaatattgtatatagaATCggataaatattgtaaatacttATCggttaaataatcatttttatttaaattaattctaaaaagtaTATTCGAAAATACTGATTTCacttcaaaatgtatttaacaatTTAGAATATCGGATAAAAAAATCCggataaaatattgtaaatagaatcagataaatattgtaaatacttatcgtttaaataattatttttatttaaattaatgtaaaaaagtatattcGAAAATACTGATTTCacttcaaaatgtatttaacaatttagcaaatccgataaaaaaaaaaaacttattcgaATTATCTCATATCAGACTAGGAAAGTGCAAATAGTTATTACAAGGTTCTTAACCTTCTTGGGTATTTATTTCGTTGGGCGTAACTGCTTTGATAACAGCTCGATATTAGACAACTATAATTAGGTTAGGCGAAATCTCATCTTCCTGGGTCACGgccataaaaaatatgttagccCCAGGGCTGAAAGACTTAATGTGGTCGTATGCTTCATTCCCTAAGCATGGAAATCACGTACAAGatgctatttaatttatgatgcCTAGTTTCCGCGATAATTCTTCAATGCCAAAGTATTCGATAGGAATTTCGGTCAGTTTTGGTGAAGtgtaataataaagaatttttagttcTTCAAAATTAGGTCATTtaatttagaacatttaaataattgataaaatatagcTGTAATCATAGATTTCAACTTGGAATCGTAGCTTTCCACGAAGATTCAGAATTGGACAAATTGAAACGGATGTGAATCCAAAAGACGTGGGCTAATCGAATAGGACTCAGACATCATTGAAATTATAAGGGAAAGTTTGTTTTCTGTCTGTTGTTCGAAGGttcttaacaaatataaattttcgaaatttttaattggattaTTTCAGTGTTTGGGGTAATTTTTGAGTTGcgtaaaaaatgtgcaaaatatgGTTTGATGAGCGGGGAGAACAGGTAACTGAAttggaataatattaaaaaacaacagcAAAATTTGGGAAAGCTACAGCTTGTAAATTAGTCTACATAAGGATGTactaatttggtaaaaaaaaaaaaattcctatgcTTATATCAAATAGTAGTCGATAGCAATGCCGCACGTCTTTTGGTATgttttaagatttgcatttcatttattcatgCAAAAACAAATGTATGAGTTTATTAGTGaaaactaaagcaaaaaatgaCGTGAATAAATAGCAAATCACAGAAATGGCCctactatagtttcggttctgTAAACAACAACCTTCCTCTGTGTCTAAACAGCAAATGGTGCCAAGAGCTCTAGCGTCTGAATTTTGGTGCTTAACCTCTTGCGAGTGTCGCCCGAATACAGTTCGGGCAACTACATACTGTAAAGGATTTGTAACATAGATGTATTGAAAGTTatattattgtgtttttatattctattatgctagttatattatatttagcttctaaattttgtttaattagctCTATTTGAATAAGATGTGTGTGTAATTCATTGCTTTTTTATGcgtatgttaaaattataaatacagtagttattgcatttaaaatttaatttttgtaataaaaaaacttttattgtaatataaagaacaaaattaaacagtaaaaaaaaagttccatttttggttaatttttctgaaatacactgaagagccattacattatgaccaccctgctaataacatgtaggaccacctttagccctcaaaactgctagtaccccccgtggcattgattccacaaggtgctaataggtagtctgaggtatctcaTACCAAGCTCTCACTAACTGGTCCTGAAATTCcttcacattgcgagggggtagcgtggcagcacgaatttggttttccaagtaggaccacaaatgctctatttgattaaggtcaggtgaatttgggggtcaagacatgacttgaaagtcaccggaatgttcctcgacgattcgacccttatgacatggtgtattatcctgttggtaaacactaTCCcctgcaggaaaaactgttgccacgAATGAGTGAACCTTGTCTGCAACTATGTACAAgcagcttacagacgtcagggattgttctatgaggattatgggtcctaatgtgcctcataaaaacattgttcctgagcgagaaaccatgaaaacctggacgagctcattgttatagatggagggtggtcataacgtaatggctcttcggtgtatatgtcACTGTTCAGGGGTTAAATACTGAGGAAGGTTCCTATTCATTAAACCTAAACTATAGTACGTTTGTCCATTTCTGTCCCTTTATTTGCGCTTCATTCACGTTGTTTTTTGCTCTAGTCTACGTATTATTAAGTATACCCTATCTTCCTTATAGGGATAGGGTATACTACATGGGTCGTTTTCATAATTTGGTGGCAAgaccaatttatttttcataattgttgCAAATTTTACAGGATTTTTCTTTATCACATGATCAGTTAAATATACTTACTTTAActtacacttatttttttagcctcaaaagtgataaaaattacaagacactatttaagaaaaaaatagattcttagaaatatgagtaattaaattctgaaaaggctaaaattaagctctaaaaaagtaataaaaacaattaattaaaatatgagtgTTTGTATAATTAACTAACGATATCCGAGATTTTATGTCATGTctgttatcataattttttaatattttttaaacgacacaattgaaatttataaatggcAACACTTGTTTGCTATTAAAGACTATTTAGGAAAGATATACAAGCAGTTATTACACTGTTTTCAGTTTACTTGGGGGAAGgcaaagcttttaaataaaaaataagtgtttcaCTATGTCATGTCTGCTAATATAATTCCctgtacataaaatatttatcttctcatgtattcaatttataaaatttcacttatttgGATGTTTAagttaaatcaaattaagatataaaactttaatttcttctaGAATTTTTGCTCCTTAAAATGGGAAAATGTAATTTCTGTTTTCTGTCATCTCTATTGCTTTATTTCTCACTgataaaaatccaatttttcaattaaataaacacgaatttaaaaattttaaacgagtgtcaaattaaaaagacactactttaaaaaatctattattttcttttttttaataaaaattaatataaaatgtgataCGTACTTAAATACTTGTATCATATTCCCAATGAAGGAACCAATTGATGGATCAATAAAATGGTTCAACCTGCACACCATTTGCCTTCTGCAATCCGGTTGTTCACTCGTTAAATGATTGATGACGTCATCAGTCTTGTGCAAGATATCAAAAACTTCTCTGAATCCCTCATTCAGGGCTGTGGTAGGCAGcttaaaaaaagatcttttaaaCCTAAAGAAAGTAGGGGAGGCACTGTCACTGTCCGCAACTACATTGCTGCCTCCAGAGTTAGTTATTGAACCACCTTGCTGATTGGCATTGTTACCTGGTCTGTTGCCAAACAAGTTCGCAAAGTTTACTAAGTTTGTAACCGAACCACCTTGTTGGTTGCCATTGTTACCAGGCCTGTTGCCAATCAGGTTTGGGAAATTGGGAATGATTGTTTTCAGACGATCCTGCATGGCCATGAACATGGGCATGATGACTGCTGTGACTCCCGGAATGGCCATCATGAGGGGCAGGAATGGTAACATGACTATGAATCTGGTGGCAGCCAAGGAGAATGCTGAAGGAGTTAGAGGTGATTGTCTCAGTTGTGTCAGTAGAGGTGTGATAACGTCTGCAAGATCTTCGACTCTAGCGGGAGATGAAAGTAAAGGTGATGCCATGCACTGCATGAATAGACATGATGATAATATGAAGGACCAGTATATTTTTGGTTTCGCCATTTGGATATCTGTAATTGAAGATATTAACTTTAGTTTTTGGTCAGGGAATTCAAATCTACACTAATGCTATTTGTAAACACCGTATATACGAATTATTCGATATTTATAGGAACAATATAGTATGGATATCTGTAATTGAAGACATTAACTTTAGTTCTTGGTTAGGGAATTCAAATCTACACTAATGTTATTTGTAAACACCTTATATAGGAATTATTCGATATTTATAGGCACAATATAGTATGGATATCTGTAATTGAAGACATTAACTTTAGTTCTTGGTTAGGGAATTCAAATCTACACTAATGTTATTTGTAAACACCTTATATACGAATTATTCGATATTTATAGGCACAATATAGTATGGATATCTGTAATTGAAGACATTAACTTTAGTTTTTGGTCAGGGAATTCAAATCTACACTAATGTTATTTGTAAACACCGTATATACGAATTATTCGATATTTATGGGCAAAATATCTACTAATCGCTGTACACGTTACCGGTAAAGTTGAAAATCCGGCAATACAGTGCTAAATGTCAAACTGGTATTACATGAAATCTGattattccatactttttatTAGTATGATTATGATTTATCAGTACAAGTTGGAAGTAGTTTTTTGATGCAACAATTGggttcatatttaaattttctttcttcaatacGCGAAAGGCACATAATTTTAGCAATTGCCATGCCTTATTAACAATAACCGGATTTACCGAGATAATAACCGTGTAAAGATGCGTAGGCCGTTGCCCGGTATACACTTGTTCGGCACTCCTTACACGGATTTTTTTTGGATGAAAAAGTTTCATTGCCTGGTATATCTTCATACTGATGTTTTTactaatcaaatattattaatagtatCCAAATAAGCCAGTTAATGTAAAATTtgcgttttataaaaaaattgatttattaaataaagaaaatgtaattttaatttaatgaggaTTTCAgtcatgtgttttttttttttttNCAAAGGCAGCTTCATcttcctttgttttttttttttttttttttgaagaaaaatttcattgccTGGTATATCTCTATACTGATGTTTTTACTAATCgaatattattaatagtatCCAAATAAGCCAGTTAAGGTAAAATTTgcgttttataaagaaattgacttattaaataaagaaaatgtaattttaatttcatgaagaTTTCAGTcatgtgttttttttgttttttttttgaagaaaaatttcattgccTGGTATATCTTTATACTGATGCTTTTactaatcaaatattattaatagtatCCAAATAAGCCAGTTAAGGTAAAATTTGagctctataaaaaaattgatttattaaataaagaaaatgtaattttaatttgaagaagaCTTCAGTcatgtgttttttcttaaataaaggaaagtgaagaaataataatatatttcttactccATGATACTCATATTTATAGTTTGCCTAAAggttatttgtaattttatacagGGACctgcaaattatataattctcATATTTTCGACATTGCCTAAAAATGCTTCGCAGAATATATAATGccagaattattttctataccAACAATACATACAATGATAAGATCTATAAGCTTGTCTTATATGCTTGTTCTATATAgtgcttaatta
Above is a window of Parasteatoda tepidariorum isolate YZ-2023 chromosome 5, CAS_Ptep_4.0, whole genome shotgun sequence DNA encoding:
- the LOC107456944 gene encoding uncharacterized protein is translated as MAKPKIYWSFILSSCLFMQCMASPLLSSPARVEDLADVITPLLTQLRQSPLTPSAFSLAATRFIVMLPFLPLMMAIPGVTAVIMPMFMAMQDRLKTIIPNFPNLIGNRPGNNGNQQGGSVTNLVNFANLFGNRPGNNANQQGGSITNSGGSNVVADSDSASPTFFRFKRSFFKLPTTALNEGFREVFDILHKTDDVINHLTSEQPDCRRQMVCRLNHFIDPSIGSFIGNMIQVFKLETQVEKLDVSDFTREIIKDVLRSASTGLYHKDCNSVYARCSLSRTLFG